From Deinococcus sp. KSM4-11, a single genomic window includes:
- a CDS encoding DUF2726 domain-containing protein: MSEHIPVRSRRHFLSGNEQRFLVSLEAALGREYRVFRNVRLDDLFVTTTHSPRQEKATTARLRERQVDYVVVALPELQPVLAIEFEDTAGDPVTAAACAGAGLLLARVRAEKIWTPEGIRAYLQPGPSERMSL; encoded by the coding sequence ATGTCCGAGCACATCCCCGTGCGCAGCCGTCGGCACTTCCTGTCGGGCAATGAGCAGAGGTTCCTGGTCAGCCTGGAGGCGGCGCTGGGGCGAGAGTACCGGGTGTTCCGCAACGTCCGGCTGGACGACCTGTTCGTGACCACCACGCACAGCCCGCGTCAGGAGAAGGCCACGACTGCCCGGCTGCGCGAACGGCAGGTGGATTACGTGGTCGTGGCGCTCCCGGAACTCCAGCCGGTGCTGGCCATTGAATTCGAGGACACCGCCGGCGATCCCGTGACCGCCGCGGCCTGCGCCGGCGCTGGCCTGCTCCTGGCCCGGGTGAGGGCCGAGAAGATCTGGACGCCCGAAGGCATCCGGGCCTACCTGCAGCCGGGCCCTTCAGAGCGCATGTCGTTGTGA